One Thiocapsa sp. genomic window, CGATCTCGGCGTGAATCTCCAAACGCGCGATCGCCCGGCGTCCGCCCGGGGAGAGTGCTGCCAGAATCCGCTCCGCATCGAGGAGATCGGGGGACGCATTCCGGCCGTGAAACGTCGAGCCGGGGATCACGCGTCGTCCCGGCTGTTCAGGACGACGCCGGCACTGGCGAGCCAACGCCTGCGGGCCTCGAGCACCTCCGGCGGCACTGCATCCAAGAGCATCAAGTCACAGGTATCGGATCGCGCCGGCGCCGGGACGGCGAGCACCTCGATCAACTCGTCACGCCGAAACAGATGGACTCGGACCCCGGACGAGTCCGCAGCGCGTGCAATCAAGGACTCCACATTCTCCGCAGTCGCTCGCAGGCCGTCGACCGCGACCACGACGTCACCGGGCGCGATACCCGCGCGCTCGCCCGGACCGCCGCGGATCACATTCTGCACGACCGCCTCGGGGATGCCGGGACGCAGGCGCAGATCCAGGGTCGGTCGCGCCTCCCGGTGATCGAAGCACTCCGGACTCCCGCCCTGGTCCTTCGGCCCGTCCGCGGGGCGCAGCCGCATCGCGATCCCGACCCCGGCCAAGAGAGGCTCGAGATCGAGCTCGTCGGTCCCATCCAAGGCGGACGAGAAGAAACCGCCGAGATCGAGCCCCGACACCTCGGTCGCGACGGCCTCGACGCCGTACTCCGGAACCCCGAGACCGGTGCGGCCATAGCGGCTCCAGAGCGCGCGCATGACGTCATCGAGCGATGCCCTGCCCTGCGTCCCCGCACGAATGGTCAAATCCAGCGCCAAGGCGACCAAGGCGCCCTTGACGTAATAGCTCACGATGGCGTTTGGCGCATTTTCGTCTTGCTTATAGAACTTGGTCCAGGCATCGAAGCTTGACTCGGCCAGGGTCTGCACCTCGCGCCCGGGGGTTCGCATCAGGCGGGTGATGGTCGCGGCGAGCAAGCCGAGATAGGCCCGTGCATCGATACGACCGCTGCGCACCAAGGCGAGCTCGTCGTAGTAGGACGTGATGCCTTCGAAGGCCCAAAGCGTGCGTGTGTGGATCTCCCGATCCAGCCCGCCATCCATCAAGGCCGCAGGCCGAATGCGCTTGACATGCCAGAGGTGGAAATATTCGTGACTGCACAAGCCCAAGAAGCGGATATAGGCGTCGGTGCGCTTCTCG contains:
- a CDS encoding M61 family metallopeptidase, with product MSLDLLYRVCPAAPQAHRFQVDIEIPNSGAEIVELSLPAWIPGSYMIRDFARNILTLVAESAEGTPLECRKRDKQTWVCRTAGHAIRVRYQVYARELSVRAAHLDNTHAYFNGAVLLMRVRGMDARPCLLDLLPPDARADGEWEVATSLAPEQIDARGFGRYRAENYDDLIDHPVEMGCFERVAFDLAGVPHRMAITGRQRADKARLESDLSRICAEHAALFGELPIDRYLFLVTALGEGYGGLEHRFSTSLLCARNDLPYPADEKRTDAYIRFLGLCSHEYFHLWHVKRIRPAALMDGGLDREIHTRTLWAFEGITSYYDELALVRSGRIDARAYLGLLAATITRLMRTPGREVQTLAESSFDAWTKFYKQDENAPNAIVSYYVKGALVALALDLTIRAGTQGRASLDDVMRALWSRYGRTGLGVPEYGVEAVATEVSGLDLGGFFSSALDGTDELDLEPLLAGVGIAMRLRPADGPKDQGGSPECFDHREARPTLDLRLRPGIPEAVVQNVIRGGPGERAGIAPGDVVVAVDGLRATAENVESLIARAADSSGVRVHLFRRDELIEVLAVPAPARSDTCDLMLLDAVPPEVLEARRRWLASAGVVLNSRDDA